Proteins found in one Subtercola endophyticus genomic segment:
- a CDS encoding DUF948 domain-containing protein yields MSGGDIAGLIAAGVFAVLVAIIALPLVKLGKVFDETTLAIRDVSKGIAPILEESTTTIQEANKQLARVDAITTNVAEVTGNVNSLVALFAASLGGPLIAIASFGGAVRAAVRGTHAFDDDASGRAERSLRNATAKPKREKSEAKKASKASRAEY; encoded by the coding sequence TGTTCGCCGTTCTCGTCGCCATCATCGCGCTGCCGCTGGTGAAGCTCGGCAAGGTGTTCGATGAGACCACGCTGGCCATTCGTGACGTCAGCAAGGGCATCGCTCCGATTCTCGAAGAGTCGACCACGACCATCCAGGAGGCCAACAAGCAGTTGGCGAGGGTCGACGCCATCACCACGAACGTCGCAGAGGTCACCGGCAACGTGAACTCGCTTGTCGCGCTCTTCGCGGCCTCGCTGGGCGGCCCGCTGATTGCGATCGCCAGCTTCGGCGGCGCGGTGCGTGCCGCCGTCAGAGGCACCCATGCCTTCGACGACGACGCGTCGGGGCGTGCGGAGCGTTCGCTGCGCAACGCCACGGCCAAGCCGAAGCGCGAAAAGAGCGAAGCGAAGAAGGCCTCGAAGGCCAGCAGAGCCGAATACTGA
- the alaS gene encoding alanine--tRNA ligase, which produces MLTADIRQRWLTFFEDRGHTVVPSASLVSEDPTLLFTVAGMVPFIPYMSGLVPAPFKRATSVQKCIRTLDIEEVGKTTRHGTFFQMNGNFSFGDYFKEQAIEFAWELLTTSEADGGLGFEPKDLWVTVYEDDDEAIAFWKKTAGLPDHKIQRLGKDSNYWSTGQPGPAGPCSEIFYDRGPAYGKDGGPAADEDRYIEIWNLVFMQYLIANVTSKYDFDVIGELPRKNIDTGMGLERVAFIKQDVENLYEIDQVRPVLDLASALSGRRYGAVHDDDVRMRVVADHVRSALMLMSDGVTPSNEGRGYVLRRLLRRTVRSMRLLGVDRTTFPELFPASRDAMKSAYPELEADYERISRTAYAEEEAFLRTLSGGTTILDLAVQKTKADKSVALAGDTAFQLHDTYGFPIDLTVEIAEEAGLTVDRDAFNRLMTEQRQRAKADAKNKKLGASDLSAFAEFRAEGETVFTGYTELETDSRVLGLIIDGTSVNTAVTGELVEVILAETSLYAESGGQEADSGTIISLDGGQTFEVEVLDVQKPVKGLISHRGRVVSGQISIGDAARSVVDKNWRKGATQAHSATHIVHAALREILGPTAHQSGSYNKAGYMRLDFTWSNPLSPETKSEIEEISNTAVQADFDVITREMAVDDAKALGAMALFGEKYGDVVRMVEIGGPWSRELCGGTHVVHTSEIGLINLLGESSIGSTNRRVESLVGADAFREFATERAIVSQLSSSLKAPRDELVNRISTLSADLKAAEKKIAAYEASALSSRVPALVANAGRVGDVNLVAESVGELRSADDLRMLVTSVRERLGSDASVVALAADVAGKPVVIVATNEQARGASLKAGALAKLAASILGGGGGGKDDLAQGGGANVGAIEDALTGIRSSITAAK; this is translated from the coding sequence GTGCTCACCGCAGACATTCGCCAGCGCTGGCTCACCTTCTTCGAAGACCGCGGTCACACGGTCGTTCCCTCGGCGTCGCTGGTCAGTGAAGACCCGACGCTGCTGTTCACGGTCGCGGGCATGGTTCCGTTCATCCCGTACATGTCGGGGCTGGTTCCGGCACCGTTCAAGCGTGCGACCAGTGTGCAGAAGTGCATCCGCACCCTCGACATCGAAGAGGTCGGCAAGACCACTCGGCACGGCACGTTCTTTCAGATGAACGGCAACTTCAGCTTCGGCGACTACTTCAAAGAGCAGGCCATCGAGTTCGCCTGGGAGCTGCTCACCACCAGCGAGGCCGACGGCGGACTCGGTTTCGAGCCGAAAGACCTCTGGGTCACCGTCTACGAAGACGACGACGAGGCGATTGCGTTCTGGAAGAAGACGGCCGGTCTGCCCGACCACAAGATCCAGCGCCTCGGCAAAGACTCGAATTACTGGTCGACCGGCCAGCCCGGCCCCGCCGGCCCGTGCTCCGAGATCTTCTACGATCGGGGACCCGCCTACGGTAAAGACGGCGGCCCGGCGGCCGACGAAGACCGTTACATCGAGATCTGGAATCTCGTGTTCATGCAGTACCTCATCGCCAACGTCACCTCGAAGTACGACTTCGACGTCATCGGTGAGCTTCCGCGCAAGAACATCGACACCGGCATGGGCCTCGAGCGCGTGGCGTTCATCAAGCAAGACGTCGAGAACCTCTACGAGATCGACCAGGTTCGCCCGGTGCTCGACCTGGCTTCCGCACTGTCTGGTCGACGCTACGGCGCGGTTCACGACGACGACGTACGGATGCGCGTGGTCGCCGACCACGTTCGCTCCGCCCTGATGCTGATGTCAGACGGAGTCACCCCGTCGAACGAAGGGCGCGGCTACGTTCTGCGCCGGCTGCTGCGCAGAACGGTGCGCAGCATGCGGCTGCTCGGCGTCGATCGCACGACGTTCCCCGAACTGTTCCCGGCCTCACGCGACGCGATGAAGTCGGCGTATCCCGAACTCGAGGCCGACTACGAGCGCATCTCGCGCACGGCGTACGCCGAAGAAGAGGCGTTTTTGCGCACGCTCTCGGGAGGCACGACCATCCTCGACCTCGCGGTGCAGAAGACCAAGGCCGACAAGAGCGTTGCGCTGGCCGGCGACACCGCGTTTCAGTTGCACGACACCTACGGTTTTCCCATCGACCTCACCGTCGAAATCGCCGAAGAGGCCGGCCTCACCGTCGACCGCGACGCGTTCAACCGCCTCATGACCGAACAGCGCCAGCGCGCGAAGGCCGATGCCAAGAACAAGAAGCTCGGCGCCAGCGACCTCTCGGCGTTCGCCGAGTTCCGCGCAGAGGGCGAGACGGTCTTCACCGGCTACACCGAGCTCGAAACCGACTCGCGCGTGCTGGGGCTCATCATCGACGGCACCTCTGTCAACACCGCGGTCACCGGTGAGCTGGTCGAAGTGATTCTGGCCGAGACCAGTCTGTACGCCGAATCCGGTGGTCAAGAAGCCGACTCGGGCACGATCATCAGCCTCGACGGGGGCCAGACCTTCGAGGTCGAGGTTCTCGACGTGCAGAAGCCGGTCAAGGGGCTCATCAGCCACCGCGGTCGCGTCGTCAGCGGTCAGATCTCCATCGGCGACGCCGCACGCAGTGTGGTCGACAAGAACTGGCGCAAGGGCGCGACCCAGGCGCATTCGGCGACGCACATCGTGCACGCTGCGCTGCGTGAGATTCTCGGCCCGACAGCCCACCAGTCGGGGTCGTACAACAAGGCCGGCTACATGCGGCTCGACTTCACCTGGAGCAATCCGCTGAGCCCGGAGACCAAGAGCGAGATCGAAGAGATCTCGAACACGGCCGTGCAGGCCGACTTCGACGTGATCACCCGCGAGATGGCGGTCGATGATGCGAAGGCTCTGGGCGCCATGGCCCTGTTCGGCGAGAAGTATGGCGACGTCGTGCGCATGGTGGAGATCGGCGGCCCCTGGTCGCGCGAACTCTGCGGCGGTACGCACGTCGTGCACACCTCCGAGATCGGGCTCATCAACCTGCTCGGCGAGTCGTCGATCGGGTCGACCAACCGCCGCGTCGAATCCCTCGTCGGGGCCGATGCATTCCGTGAGTTCGCGACGGAGCGCGCCATCGTGTCGCAGCTCTCGTCGTCACTCAAGGCTCCGCGTGACGAGCTCGTCAACCGCATTTCGACGCTCTCGGCAGACCTGAAGGCGGCCGAGAAGAAGATCGCCGCCTACGAGGCGAGCGCTCTGTCGTCGCGGGTGCCCGCACTCGTGGCGAACGCAGGCCGGGTCGGTGACGTGAACCTCGTCGCCGAATCCGTGGGCGAGCTGCGCTCAGCTGACGACCTGCGGATGCTCGTGACGAGCGTGCGCGAACGCCTCGGTTCCGACGCGAGCGTCGTGGCCCTCGCTGCCGACGTGGCGGGTAAGCCCGTCGTCATCGTCGCCACGAACGAGCAGGCTCGTGGAGCATCGCTGAAGGCGGGGGCCCTCGCGAAGCTGGCCGCCTCGATTCTCGGCGGTGGCGGCGGCGGAAAAGACGACCTGGCACAGGGCGGCGGGGCGAATGTCGGGGCGATCGAAGACGCGCTGACGGGCATCCGTTCGTCAATCACGGCGGCGAAGTAG
- the ruvX gene encoding Holliday junction resolvase RuvX — protein MRSGVRLGIDVGKARVGVARSDFHGMLATPVETVARAASGDTDIRRILAIAAEVDAVEFIVGLPLSMSGGTTASTDDAEAFAQRIADVTGQAVRMIDERLTTVSAQSALHRSGRNTKTSRAVIDQVAAVILLQQALDVERASGRPPGYVVDPAPPSTKLTGVDPNEGRES, from the coding sequence TTGCGCTCGGGAGTGCGGCTCGGCATCGACGTGGGCAAGGCACGTGTCGGTGTGGCGCGCTCCGACTTTCATGGAATGCTCGCGACGCCCGTCGAAACGGTGGCCCGGGCGGCATCGGGCGACACGGACATCAGGCGCATTCTTGCGATCGCGGCAGAGGTCGACGCCGTCGAGTTCATCGTGGGGTTGCCTTTATCGATGTCGGGCGGCACCACGGCATCGACTGACGATGCCGAGGCGTTCGCTCAGCGAATTGCCGACGTCACCGGGCAAGCTGTGCGCATGATCGACGAACGCCTGACAACCGTGTCGGCGCAGTCTGCGCTGCATCGCTCGGGTCGAAATACGAAGACTTCGCGTGCGGTAATCGATCAAGTTGCCGCCGTTATACTTTTGCAACAAGCGCTCGATGTCGAGCGTGCTTCGGGTAGACCGCCCGGTTATGTTGTCGATCCGGCTCCGCCGTCGACCAAACTCACGGGCGTCGACCCGAACGAAGGACGTGAATCGTGA
- the mltG gene encoding endolytic transglycosylase MltG, producing MTDSKLPGDHPFAEFFREAPADEGPAAASRTAAAQAAAPAPTATQAAAPAPGTRRAARAGQVTGAAAGSSAPSNPASGVSATTTIPGTRPVTGATDAFDSLPPQSPPPAGPPPRVREPQPPRRRRSRRGLWALIIAIVVVAALAIAGWFVYTSYAPQIEKIFGVKTVEDYSGTGTGEQVSFVIASGDTGTSIADNLQKADIIKSSDTFYSLAIKNPSLVFQPGTYTLQKQMSAQSALDALQNPANAVTNTVVITEGTIAADVLTQLADKTGVPLTDLQTEAANYTQFGIDASAPNIEGYLFPATYTFQPNTSAHDLLKTMVDRAFQSLDAAGVAPADREKVLTMASIIQKEGGSTDDFYKVSRVFANRIADGMPLQSDATVAYGTGSKEVDTTDAQRNDESNKYNTYVIQGLPIGPISNPGDDAIKAALNPADGTWLYFVTVNLDTGLTCFSDNLDEHNAAVQLYQAGNATSCP from the coding sequence GTGACTGACTCCAAGCTGCCCGGCGATCATCCGTTCGCCGAGTTCTTTCGTGAGGCACCTGCCGATGAAGGCCCGGCCGCCGCAAGCCGAACGGCCGCGGCGCAGGCCGCTGCGCCAGCCCCGACCGCCACTCAGGCAGCGGCGCCGGCACCGGGTACTCGGCGCGCGGCGCGTGCCGGCCAGGTGACGGGCGCCGCGGCGGGCAGCTCGGCGCCGTCGAACCCAGCCTCCGGGGTGTCGGCGACCACGACGATTCCCGGCACTCGCCCGGTCACCGGTGCAACAGACGCCTTCGACTCACTTCCCCCGCAGTCGCCACCGCCTGCCGGGCCGCCGCCGCGAGTCCGCGAGCCGCAACCGCCGCGGCGCCGACGAAGCCGCCGCGGGCTCTGGGCGCTCATCATCGCGATCGTGGTCGTGGCGGCTCTCGCCATCGCGGGGTGGTTCGTCTACACCTCGTACGCGCCGCAGATCGAGAAGATCTTCGGCGTCAAGACCGTCGAAGACTATTCGGGCACCGGAACGGGCGAGCAGGTGAGCTTCGTCATCGCGTCGGGCGACACCGGCACGAGCATCGCCGACAACCTGCAGAAGGCCGACATCATCAAGTCGTCGGACACCTTCTACTCGCTGGCGATCAAGAACCCCTCGCTCGTCTTTCAGCCTGGCACGTACACGCTGCAGAAGCAGATGAGCGCCCAGTCCGCACTGGATGCCCTGCAGAACCCTGCCAACGCCGTCACCAACACGGTCGTGATCACCGAGGGAACGATCGCCGCCGACGTGCTCACCCAGCTCGCCGACAAGACCGGCGTGCCGCTCACCGATCTGCAGACGGAAGCCGCGAACTACACCCAGTTCGGCATCGATGCGTCGGCGCCGAACATCGAGGGCTACCTCTTTCCGGCCACCTACACGTTCCAGCCGAATACCAGCGCGCACGACTTACTCAAGACGATGGTCGACCGTGCGTTCCAGTCGCTCGACGCCGCCGGGGTCGCCCCCGCCGACCGTGAGAAGGTGCTGACGATGGCCTCGATCATCCAGAAGGAGGGCGGCAGCACCGACGACTTCTACAAGGTCTCGCGGGTGTTCGCCAACCGCATCGCCGACGGCATGCCGCTGCAGTCCGATGCGACGGTGGCCTACGGCACCGGCTCGAAAGAAGTCGACACCACAGACGCGCAGCGCAACGACGAGTCGAACAAGTACAACACCTACGTCATTCAGGGCTTGCCGATCGGGCCCATCTCGAACCCCGGTGACGACGCCATCAAAGCTGCGCTGAACCCGGCCGACGGCACCTGGCTGTACTTTGTGACCGTCAACCTCGACACCGGCCTGACCTGTTTCTCCGACAATCTCGACGAGCACAACGCCGCCGTTCAGCTCTACCAGGCCGGCAACGCCACCTCCTGCCCATGA
- a CDS encoding shikimate dehydrogenase produces MTSSAPESPPESSRRPTACRLAVLGSPIAHSKSPQLHLAAYQALGLDWEYTRADVAPGELSDFVLGLDESWRGLSLTMPLKEEVLSLIDSADVQSLLTGAANTVLFGRSGDALSVQGFNTDVGGIVDALAGTGISRSSEVLILGAGATARSSVVAAAELGAEHVTIAARSPQKAEQITAVATNAGVAVSVVWLADVLGAEVDAPVTISTLPGGALTAADIAGFAPTPGAALLDVAYDPWPSPLAEAWQSRGGVAVSGLWMLAHQALAQVRIFVNGDPQLRLADEPAVFAAMTRAIGLTA; encoded by the coding sequence ATGACGTCGAGTGCGCCGGAAAGTCCGCCCGAGAGCTCGCGGCGGCCGACGGCTTGCCGTCTGGCGGTTCTCGGCTCGCCGATCGCGCACTCCAAGTCGCCTCAGCTGCATCTTGCGGCTTACCAGGCGCTCGGTCTCGATTGGGAGTACACCCGCGCCGATGTCGCCCCCGGTGAGCTCAGCGACTTCGTGCTCGGGCTCGACGAGTCGTGGCGAGGATTGTCTCTGACGATGCCGCTGAAAGAAGAAGTGCTCTCGCTCATCGACTCCGCCGACGTGCAGAGTCTGCTGACGGGCGCGGCGAACACGGTGTTGTTCGGCCGGAGTGGCGATGCGCTCTCGGTGCAGGGCTTCAACACCGACGTCGGAGGCATCGTCGACGCCCTCGCCGGCACGGGAATTTCGCGCAGCAGCGAGGTGCTGATTCTGGGCGCCGGGGCGACGGCACGGTCATCCGTCGTCGCCGCGGCCGAGCTCGGCGCCGAACACGTCACCATCGCTGCGCGATCGCCGCAGAAGGCCGAGCAGATCACCGCTGTCGCGACGAATGCCGGTGTGGCGGTCTCGGTGGTGTGGCTGGCCGATGTGCTGGGGGCCGAAGTCGACGCGCCGGTGACGATCAGCACGTTGCCCGGCGGGGCTCTGACCGCCGCCGACATCGCCGGGTTCGCGCCCACCCCCGGCGCCGCCCTGCTCGACGTGGCCTACGACCCGTGGCCGAGCCCGCTGGCCGAGGCGTGGCAATCGCGCGGGGGAGTCGCGGTCTCCGGGCTGTGGATGCTCGCCCACCAGGCCCTCGCGCAGGTTCGCATCTTCGTGAACGGCGACCCGCAGCTGCGGCTTGCCGACGAGCCCGCCGTCTTCGCGGCCATGACGCGCGCCATCGGGCTCACCGCCTGA